A part of Amycolatopsis lurida genomic DNA contains:
- a CDS encoding exonuclease SbcCD subunit D, whose product MKLLHTSDWHIGRTFHGADLLAEQETVLGHLADLVAAESVDVVLVSGDIYDRAVPSAEAVRVATTALGRIRQAGAELVMTPGNHDSAPRLGAFAEFAAAGGLHLRATIDGLAEPVLLPDEHGEVALYGIPYLEPEPARHALGVPEARGHTGVLTEAMRRIREDLAGRPPGTRSVVLAHAFVTGGEPTESERTIAVGGVEQVPGSVFDGVDYVALGHLHGPQTLAEHLRYSGSPLAYSFSETRQRKSVWLVELGAGGLAEVRRHELPVPRQLAMLRGELADLVSDPEHDGLTEHFLSFTVTDRVRPIDAMRKLRERFPYAVHMDWQPEGGHDGAALKYAEAVRGRSDVEITRSFLEDCRGSAPSESEERLVLAALGAAGREREV is encoded by the coding sequence GTGAAGCTCCTGCACACGTCCGACTGGCATATCGGCCGTACCTTCCACGGCGCCGATCTGCTCGCCGAGCAGGAAACCGTGCTCGGCCACCTCGCCGACCTCGTGGCCGCCGAGTCGGTCGACGTCGTGCTCGTGTCCGGGGACATCTACGACCGCGCGGTGCCCTCGGCGGAGGCCGTCCGCGTGGCCACCACCGCGCTGGGCCGGATCCGCCAGGCAGGCGCGGAACTGGTGATGACACCGGGCAACCACGACTCCGCGCCGCGGCTGGGCGCGTTCGCCGAGTTCGCCGCGGCGGGCGGGCTGCACCTGCGCGCCACGATCGACGGGCTCGCCGAGCCGGTGCTGCTGCCCGACGAGCACGGCGAGGTCGCCCTCTACGGGATCCCGTATCTCGAACCGGAGCCCGCGCGGCACGCCCTCGGCGTGCCCGAGGCCCGCGGTCACACCGGCGTTCTCACCGAAGCGATGCGGCGGATCCGTGAGGATCTCGCCGGACGGCCGCCCGGAACGCGGTCGGTGGTGCTCGCGCACGCCTTCGTCACCGGCGGCGAGCCGACCGAATCCGAACGGACCATCGCGGTCGGCGGCGTCGAGCAGGTGCCGGGTTCGGTGTTCGACGGCGTCGACTACGTCGCACTCGGCCACCTGCACGGTCCGCAGACCCTCGCCGAGCACCTGCGCTATTCGGGCAGCCCGCTGGCGTACTCGTTTTCCGAGACGCGCCAACGGAAATCGGTCTGGCTGGTGGAGCTCGGCGCCGGCGGGCTCGCCGAGGTCCGGCGCCACGAACTGCCGGTGCCGCGGCAGCTCGCGATGCTGCGCGGCGAGCTGGCGGATCTCGTGTCGGATCCGGAGCACGACGGCCTCACCGAACACTTCCTCTCCTTCACGGTCACCGACCGGGTCCGCCCGATCGACGCCATGCGCAAGCTGCGTGAGCGGTTTCCGTACGCCGTGCACATGGACTGGCAGCCGGAAGGCGGGCACGACGGTGCCGCGCTGAAGTACGCCGAAGCCGTCCGCGGGCGATCCGACGTCGAGATCACCCGGAGTTTCCTGGAGGACTGCCGCGGATCCGCGCCGTCGGAGAGCGAGGAGCGGCTGGTGCTGGCGGCGCTGGGCGCGGCGGGCAGGGAGCGCGAAGTATGA
- a CDS encoding AAA family ATPase, producing MRLHRLEVAAFGPYAGREVVDFDVLGADGLFLLHGDTGAGKTTLLDAIAFALFGTVPGARGEVKRLRCDLAEPDQVTEVVLELTVQGQRMRIARSPEYQRPKRRGEGMTVQQAKAVLSWVGTVPAGHVAEGITRIDEVARTVERLIGMTHEQFFQVVLLPQGEFARFLRANTAEREELLERLFGTERFSDVENWFANLRAERGRELQARQQTLREWVARFAQVAGQEAPEEGQSEWVGEVLAESARRVAEAQERDTKARTAAKKAEAVWQENRSTAERIRRVRTAYTRLSVIAEQADQRAEWAEEVEAAHRAAAVVAEADLLDRRLDQLAEAEATEALRAQDVPDAAESSAVELRARAGGLREDAGALAELVAESEQQQRDLVRREQLNAAAETAKKQAENFAAELGAAPERVTSLRTEAAAAAEAEAKLDGARARVDELTALARDAEEVPKIRQAVERARAAVSEAVDGHQQARQHRLDLRERRLEGMAAELAAGLHAGEDCPVCGSAEHPSPATHTGGLVDPADERRAEAAEQQAHARREKTKAALQEAENRLAVLVERLGEHTAETLRAGLAEARDLVATLSENARRKPALETRLLELERKIEQLTEQRGAAERRAVEVATEVRGLTERLAERERRLEAARGEFADVAARRRHLLGFATRLDALAEARLAVAGARERRDEQAKLVKEALRAKGFADLDEMRAAARPDEQITKLEASLADAKVMERAAKEELAQPELFGISPEDEIDVAASADAAQDTRAEAEQAFAALRTAKTRHTDLTGLAERMTSLMAELAPVEEGYLELKALAEVVNGRGQNARKMSLRSYVLAARLEEVAVAATARLRTMSQGRYSFVHSDAAGARGTRGGLGLDVLDDYSGTIRPAKTLSGGESFLASLSLALGLADVVAAETGGALLDTLFIDEGFGTLDAETLDIVMNILDELRAGGRVVGLVSHVEELRQRIPTRLRIRKSRTGSSVEIHAA from the coding sequence ATGAGATTGCACCGGTTGGAGGTCGCCGCTTTCGGTCCGTACGCGGGCCGCGAGGTGGTGGACTTCGACGTGCTGGGCGCCGACGGGCTGTTCCTGCTGCACGGTGACACCGGCGCGGGGAAGACGACGCTGCTCGACGCGATCGCCTTCGCGCTTTTCGGCACCGTCCCGGGCGCGCGGGGCGAGGTCAAACGGCTGCGCTGCGACCTCGCCGAGCCCGACCAGGTCACCGAGGTCGTCCTGGAACTGACCGTGCAGGGTCAGCGGATGCGGATCGCGCGCAGCCCCGAGTACCAACGGCCGAAGCGCCGTGGCGAAGGGATGACCGTCCAGCAGGCGAAGGCGGTGCTGAGCTGGGTCGGCACGGTCCCCGCCGGGCACGTGGCCGAGGGCATCACGCGGATCGACGAGGTCGCGCGCACGGTCGAGCGGCTCATCGGCATGACGCACGAGCAGTTCTTCCAGGTGGTGTTGCTGCCGCAGGGCGAATTCGCGCGCTTCCTGCGCGCGAACACGGCCGAACGCGAGGAGCTGCTGGAGCGGCTTTTCGGCACCGAGCGCTTCTCCGACGTCGAGAACTGGTTCGCGAATCTGCGGGCCGAACGCGGACGCGAGTTGCAGGCGCGGCAGCAGACGCTGCGGGAGTGGGTCGCGCGCTTCGCGCAGGTCGCGGGGCAGGAAGCGCCCGAGGAAGGGCAGTCCGAATGGGTCGGTGAGGTGCTCGCCGAGTCGGCACGGCGCGTCGCCGAAGCACAGGAACGCGACACGAAGGCCCGCACAGCGGCCAAGAAGGCTGAAGCGGTCTGGCAGGAGAACCGGTCCACCGCCGAACGGATCCGCCGGGTGCGCACGGCGTACACGCGGCTGTCGGTGATCGCCGAGCAGGCGGATCAGCGCGCGGAGTGGGCGGAAGAGGTCGAGGCGGCTCATCGCGCGGCGGCTGTCGTCGCGGAGGCGGATCTCCTTGACCGCAGACTGGATCAGCTCGCCGAGGCCGAGGCCACCGAAGCGCTCCGGGCTCAGGACGTGCCGGACGCGGCGGAGAGTTCGGCCGTCGAGCTTCGCGCTCGCGCCGGCGGGTTGCGTGAAGACGCGGGTGCGCTCGCCGAACTCGTGGCGGAAAGCGAGCAGCAGCAACGGGATCTGGTCCGCCGTGAGCAGCTGAACGCCGCCGCCGAGACGGCGAAGAAACAGGCCGAGAACTTCGCCGCCGAGCTGGGCGCGGCGCCGGAGAGGGTCACGTCGTTGCGGACCGAAGCGGCCGCTGCCGCCGAAGCCGAAGCGAAGCTGGACGGCGCCCGCGCTCGCGTCGACGAGCTGACCGCGCTGGCTCGCGACGCCGAAGAGGTGCCCAAGATACGTCAGGCCGTCGAGCGGGCACGTGCGGCGGTCAGCGAGGCCGTGGACGGCCATCAGCAGGCCCGTCAGCATCGGCTGGACCTGCGGGAACGGCGTCTCGAAGGAATGGCGGCCGAACTCGCCGCCGGTCTCCACGCGGGCGAGGACTGCCCGGTCTGCGGGTCGGCGGAACACCCGTCGCCGGCGACGCACACTGGCGGCTTGGTCGATCCGGCGGACGAACGCCGCGCCGAAGCCGCGGAGCAGCAGGCGCACGCGCGGCGGGAGAAGACGAAGGCCGCGTTGCAGGAGGCGGAAAACCGCCTGGCCGTCCTGGTCGAGCGGTTGGGCGAGCACACCGCGGAGACGCTGCGGGCCGGGCTCGCCGAAGCGCGAGACCTGGTCGCCACGCTGTCGGAGAACGCTCGTCGGAAGCCCGCGCTCGAGACGCGGCTCCTCGAACTGGAACGGAAGATCGAGCAGCTGACCGAACAGCGCGGCGCGGCCGAACGCCGCGCGGTCGAGGTCGCGACCGAGGTGCGCGGGCTGACCGAGCGGCTGGCCGAGCGCGAGCGCCGGTTGGAAGCCGCGCGTGGCGAGTTCGCCGACGTCGCCGCCCGTCGGCGTCATCTGCTCGGCTTCGCGACCCGCCTCGACGCGTTGGCCGAAGCTCGGCTGGCTGTCGCGGGTGCCCGCGAGCGGCGTGACGAGCAAGCAAAACTGGTCAAGGAAGCGTTGCGGGCCAAGGGTTTCGCGGACCTCGACGAGATGCGCGCCGCGGCGCGGCCGGACGAGCAGATCACGAAGCTGGAAGCCAGTCTCGCCGACGCCAAGGTGATGGAGCGGGCCGCCAAAGAGGAACTCGCGCAGCCCGAGTTGTTCGGCATCTCGCCGGAGGACGAGATCGACGTCGCCGCTTCGGCGGACGCGGCGCAGGACACGCGAGCCGAGGCCGAGCAGGCTTTCGCGGCACTGCGGACGGCGAAGACACGGCATACGGACCTGACCGGGCTGGCCGAGCGGATGACGTCCTTGATGGCGGAACTGGCGCCGGTCGAAGAGGGATACCTCGAACTGAAGGCGCTGGCCGAGGTGGTCAACGGACGCGGGCAGAACGCGCGGAAGATGTCGCTGCGCTCGTACGTCCTCGCCGCGAGGCTGGAGGAGGTCGCGGTCGCGGCGACGGCTCGCCTGCGGACGATGAGCCAGGGCCGCTATTCCTTCGTGCATTCCGACGCGGCCGGGGCGCGGGGCACCCGCGGCGGGCTCGGCCTCGACGTGCTCGACGACTACTCCGGCACCATCCGGCCCGCGAAGACGCTTTCGGGCGGTGAGTCCTTCCTCGCGTCACTCTCGCTGGCCCTGGGCCTCGCAGACGTCGTCGCCGCCGAAACCGGCGGAGCTCTACTGGACACGCTGTTCATCGACGAAGGCTTCGGCACTCTGGACGCCGAGACGCTCGACATCGTCATGAACATCCTCGACGAGCTTCGCGCCGGCGGTCGTGTGGTCGGGCTGGTCTCGCACGTCGAGGAGCTGCGGCAGCGGATCCCGACGCGGCTGCGGATCCGGAAGTCGCGTACGGGGTCTTCGGTGGAGATCCACGCCGCCTGA
- a CDS encoding methylated-DNA--[protein]-cysteine S-methyltransferase yields MSIAYWSTMDTEIGPFTAVVAGDGAVLASGWTADVGELTPLISPSLAPGEVHQRQDLGPVSTAIRRYHDGDLDAVADVEVRQRSGAFREHAWEILRKVPAGESVSYAEYAALAENPAAVRAAASACAKNAAALFVPCHRVVRTGGGVGNFRWGVPAKQWLLTHEAA; encoded by the coding sequence ATGAGCATCGCGTATTGGTCCACAATGGACACCGAAATCGGCCCGTTCACCGCCGTGGTGGCGGGTGACGGGGCCGTGCTCGCCTCGGGCTGGACCGCTGACGTCGGCGAACTGACGCCGCTGATCTCGCCTTCACTGGCCCCTGGCGAAGTGCATCAGCGACAAGACCTGGGCCCGGTGAGCACCGCGATCCGCCGGTACCACGACGGCGACCTGGACGCTGTCGCCGACGTCGAGGTGCGGCAGCGGTCCGGCGCTTTCCGGGAGCACGCTTGGGAAATCCTGCGGAAGGTGCCCGCCGGTGAATCGGTGAGCTACGCGGAGTACGCGGCGCTGGCGGAGAATCCGGCGGCGGTGCGGGCGGCCGCGTCGGCGTGCGCGAAGAACGCGGCGGCGTTGTTCGTGCCGTGCCACCGGGTGGTGCGGACCGGCGGTGGCGTGGGGAACTTCCGGTGGGGTGTCCCGGCGAAGCAGTGGCTGCTGACGCACGAAGCCGCCTGA
- a CDS encoding DNA-3-methyladenine glycosylase 2 family protein produces the protein MTEQTLAERAVWRDTERCYRAVAARDSRFDGQFIMAVATTGIYCRPSCPASTPKQQNVRFYPTSAAAQANGFRACRRCLPDAVPGSPDWDIRADLAARAMRLISDGTVERDGVPGLARRLGYSERQLGRVLTAELGAGPLALARAHRAHSARLLIEMSGLPLTDVAFAAGFSSVRQFNETIREVFATTPSQLRAASLRRRKAEELPTGTRLSLRLPFRKPFDADGVLDFLAGQAIAGVEHMTRDDYGVTGYGRTLRLAHGPGVVWLTAKDDHVRCDLRLTDLRDLSSAVARVRRLLDLDADPEAVARVLGADPSLAPLVEAMPGVRVPGAVDGDELVLRALLSPAEAASLAGGLGERLPRCDESLDGLTTLFPTAAQVAEHGPERVAAVARALAGGVAVHVGRDPVELRAELLAVPGIGPRTADYVLMRVLGAPDVLLTGDPALRRGAAALGITDDEKTLAERGRAWQPWSSYAGMYLWRAEKGE, from the coding sequence ATGACCGAGCAGACCCTGGCCGAACGGGCCGTCTGGCGCGACACCGAACGGTGTTACCGCGCCGTCGCCGCCCGTGATTCCCGGTTCGACGGCCAGTTCATCATGGCCGTCGCCACCACCGGGATCTACTGCCGCCCGTCCTGCCCCGCGTCGACGCCGAAGCAGCAGAACGTCCGCTTCTACCCGACGTCGGCGGCCGCGCAGGCCAACGGCTTCCGCGCCTGCCGCCGCTGCCTGCCCGACGCCGTGCCCGGCTCCCCCGACTGGGATATCCGGGCCGACCTCGCCGCACGGGCGATGCGGCTCATCTCGGACGGGACCGTCGAACGCGACGGCGTCCCGGGGCTCGCGCGGCGGCTCGGCTATTCCGAACGGCAGCTCGGCCGCGTCCTCACCGCGGAACTCGGTGCCGGACCGCTGGCGCTGGCGAGGGCCCACCGGGCACACTCGGCGCGCCTGCTGATCGAGATGTCCGGGCTCCCGCTGACCGACGTCGCGTTCGCGGCGGGCTTCTCCAGCGTCCGCCAGTTCAACGAGACGATCCGCGAGGTCTTCGCGACGACGCCTTCGCAGCTTCGCGCCGCGAGCCTGCGCCGTCGCAAGGCCGAGGAGTTGCCGACCGGGACCCGCTTGAGCCTGCGGCTGCCGTTCCGCAAGCCGTTCGACGCGGACGGGGTGCTCGACTTCCTGGCCGGCCAGGCCATCGCCGGCGTCGAGCACATGACACGCGACGATTACGGGGTGACCGGGTACGGGCGCACGCTACGGCTCGCGCACGGCCCCGGCGTCGTGTGGCTGACGGCGAAGGACGACCACGTCCGCTGTGACCTGCGGCTCACCGACCTGCGCGACCTGAGCAGCGCGGTGGCCAGGGTGCGGCGACTGCTCGACCTCGACGCCGACCCGGAGGCGGTCGCGCGGGTCCTCGGGGCCGACCCCTCCCTCGCGCCGCTGGTCGAGGCGATGCCCGGCGTCCGGGTGCCCGGCGCCGTCGACGGCGACGAGCTCGTGCTGCGCGCGCTGCTGTCCCCCGCCGAGGCGGCGTCGCTCGCCGGCGGACTCGGCGAACGCCTGCCTCGCTGCGACGAGTCACTGGACGGGCTGACCACGCTGTTCCCGACGGCGGCCCAGGTCGCCGAACACGGCCCGGAAAGAGTGGCCGCGGTGGCCCGCGCGCTGGCGGGCGGGGTGGCGGTCCACGTCGGCCGCGATCCCGTGGAGCTGCGGGCGGAACTGCTGGCCGTCCCGGGCATCGGGCCGCGGACCGCGGACTACGTCCTGATGCGCGTGCTGGGTGCGCCGGACGTCCTGCTGACCGGTGATCCGGCACTGCGCCGGGGCGCGGCCGCGCTGGGCATCACGGACGACGAAAAGACGCTGGCCGAACGCGGACGGGCCTGGCAGCCCTGGTCCTCGTACGCCGGCATGTACCTGTGGCGAGCCGAAAAGGGAGAATGA
- the ychF gene encoding redox-regulated ATPase YchF: MSLTLGIVGLPNVGKSTLFNALTRNDVLAANYPFATIEPNVGVVPLPDPRLDQLAEVFASERTVPAVVSFVDIAGIVKGASEGAGLGNKFLANIREANAICQVVRVFDDPDVIHVDDRVDPGSDIETINTELILADLQTLEKALPRLEKEARTKKENKPALDNAQKAKEILDAGRTLFQAQKEVDFEALRELSLLTTKPFLYVFNADEGILTDDSRREELAKLVAPADAVFLDAKVEAELLELDDEESVRELLESVGQHEPGLYSLARAGFHTLGLQTYLTAGPKESRAWTIPQGATAPQAAGVIHTDFERGFIKAEVVSFADLMEHGSMAAARSAGKVRMEGKDYVMADGDVVEFRFNV; this comes from the coding sequence GTGAGTCTCACCCTCGGCATCGTCGGCCTGCCCAACGTCGGCAAGTCCACCCTGTTCAACGCGCTGACCCGCAACGACGTGCTCGCGGCGAACTACCCGTTCGCGACGATCGAGCCCAACGTCGGTGTCGTCCCGCTGCCGGACCCGCGGCTGGACCAGCTCGCCGAGGTCTTCGCCTCCGAGCGGACCGTGCCCGCCGTCGTGTCCTTTGTGGACATCGCGGGCATCGTGAAGGGTGCCTCCGAGGGCGCCGGCCTCGGCAACAAGTTCCTCGCGAACATCCGCGAGGCCAACGCGATCTGCCAGGTCGTCCGCGTCTTCGACGATCCGGACGTGATCCACGTCGACGACCGGGTCGATCCGGGCAGCGACATCGAGACGATCAACACCGAGCTGATCCTCGCCGACCTGCAGACCCTGGAGAAGGCCCTGCCGCGGCTGGAGAAGGAAGCGCGGACGAAGAAGGAGAACAAGCCCGCGCTCGACAACGCCCAGAAGGCGAAGGAGATCCTCGACGCCGGGCGGACCCTCTTCCAGGCGCAGAAGGAGGTCGACTTCGAGGCGCTGCGCGAGCTGAGCCTGCTCACCACGAAGCCGTTCCTCTACGTCTTCAACGCCGACGAAGGCATCCTCACCGACGACTCGCGCCGCGAGGAGCTGGCCAAGCTGGTCGCCCCGGCCGACGCGGTGTTCCTCGACGCCAAGGTCGAAGCCGAACTGCTCGAACTGGACGACGAGGAGTCCGTGCGCGAGCTGCTGGAGTCCGTCGGCCAGCACGAGCCGGGTCTCTACTCGCTCGCGCGCGCCGGTTTCCACACCCTCGGCCTCCAGACGTACCTGACCGCGGGCCCCAAGGAATCGCGCGCCTGGACGATCCCGCAGGGCGCGACCGCCCCGCAGGCCGCGGGCGTCATCCACACCGACTTCGAGCGCGGCTTCATCAAGGCCGAGGTCGTGTCCTTCGCCGATCTGATGGAGCACGGCTCCATGGCCGCCGCCCGGTCCGCGGGCAAGGTGCGCATGGAGGGCAAGGACTACGTCATGGCCGACGGGGACGTCGTGGAGTTCCGCTTCAACGTCTGA
- a CDS encoding ankyrin repeat domain-containing protein: MARKRKTLPKDFEEMLTSASVEELKAVFGKCEIDARGGYSKGTAIGFPACPDELVVWLTGQGLGVDTPDSYGRTPLHARASRGAPKQIPLLLSLGADVDAADTYGQTPLGAAVGRLRVEAARVLIEHGASTEVVDRRGHTLLMCCLISTENAYLRESAEMAKLLLERGASITPEMRRKVERIGSGFEFHRETFNRDLLEETDAALSELYRIFEVEPVARRSKHDGVSPIVVPDGSWQERHKALWEFLVPSSGAGETVQCEAIRVTGRITDEMFRNGGANWDRDYRAMADAFPGFLAQGEPLGEEELQEAKEIAKQVRSGRGGDEQLDRLSELAVAWVARNPAPIALEAVDYSR; this comes from the coding sequence ATGGCACGAAAGCGAAAGACCCTTCCCAAGGACTTCGAGGAGATGCTGACCTCGGCCTCGGTGGAGGAACTCAAGGCCGTCTTCGGCAAATGCGAGATCGACGCGCGGGGCGGCTATTCCAAGGGCACTGCCATCGGCTTCCCGGCGTGCCCGGACGAGCTCGTCGTCTGGCTGACCGGGCAGGGGCTCGGCGTCGACACCCCGGACAGCTACGGCAGGACGCCGCTTCACGCGCGGGCTTCCCGCGGTGCTCCGAAGCAGATTCCCTTGCTGCTCTCGCTCGGCGCGGACGTCGATGCGGCCGACACCTACGGGCAAACACCGCTTGGGGCCGCCGTGGGCAGGCTGAGGGTCGAGGCGGCGCGAGTACTGATCGAGCACGGGGCCTCGACCGAGGTCGTCGACAGGCGCGGCCACACCTTGCTGATGTGCTGCCTGATCAGTACGGAGAACGCCTATCTCCGGGAGTCCGCCGAGATGGCGAAGCTGCTGCTCGAACGCGGGGCGAGCATCACGCCCGAGATGCGCCGGAAGGTCGAGCGGATCGGCAGCGGGTTCGAGTTCCACCGCGAGACCTTCAACCGCGACCTTCTCGAAGAGACCGACGCCGCGCTCAGTGAGCTGTACCGGATCTTCGAGGTCGAGCCGGTCGCCCGGCGGTCGAAGCACGACGGGGTTTCGCCGATCGTCGTTCCCGACGGATCCTGGCAGGAGCGGCACAAAGCGCTCTGGGAGTTCCTCGTGCCGTCGAGCGGCGCGGGCGAGACGGTGCAGTGCGAGGCCATTCGCGTCACCGGCCGGATCACCGACGAGATGTTCCGGAACGGCGGGGCGAACTGGGACCGCGATTATCGTGCGATGGCCGACGCGTTCCCGGGTTTCCTGGCGCAGGGCGAGCCTCTCGGCGAGGAAGAACTCCAAGAGGCCAAGGAGATCGCCAAGCAGGTCAGGTCGGGCCGCGGCGGGGACGAACAGCTCGATCGCTTGAGCGAACTCGCCGTCGCCTGGGTCGCGAGGAATCCGGCCCCGATCGCCTTGGAAGCGGTGGACTACTCACGCTGA
- a CDS encoding M20/M25/M40 family metallo-hydrolase — protein sequence MAGLRRREVLAGAVALAGAATIGLNPGSAAAATQQRPGAQFPPSLDFGDYPVIARVRSRRALEHLRVLSDKIGPRIAGTEGELRARDYIAKVLRDLRYQVTLQPFPIADKFLGGLSIGRDSWQTGSSPQGLQDVTREAVVVDAGDGSTLPDDLTGKIVLIAAVTNKADAYLTAAQRGADAVLLGRIGADPARKLSAFSPTLATPVTIPVLGLAQVQVERLRERLAKGSVTVKATATHHKNLTSYNVIAERPATFPGKDNGVVMVTAHYDSVPGSPGANDDGSGTVLCLELARVLRHLPTNKTLRFALWGSEEYGLIGSRHYVKNLSDPEAKRIAGCFQNDMVATSWDPAVTYWLLSVDGADNATTAAVNAAAKRLGYDPQVKGPVARGSSDHVPFFERGIASGNFSWRGETGPALLEPTYHTPEDTIKDNVSLERLQVSLELIGSAAYSLLRK from the coding sequence ATGGCAGGTCTGCGCAGACGTGAGGTGCTCGCGGGCGCGGTGGCACTGGCGGGCGCGGCGACGATCGGGCTGAACCCCGGCTCCGCCGCCGCGGCCACGCAGCAACGTCCGGGCGCGCAGTTCCCGCCGTCGCTGGACTTCGGCGACTACCCGGTGATCGCGCGAGTGCGGTCGCGGCGGGCGCTGGAGCACCTGCGGGTGCTCAGCGACAAGATCGGCCCCCGGATCGCCGGCACCGAAGGCGAACTGCGAGCCAGGGACTACATCGCGAAGGTGCTTCGGGACCTGCGTTACCAGGTCACGCTGCAGCCGTTCCCGATCGCCGACAAGTTCCTGGGCGGCCTGTCGATCGGGCGCGACAGCTGGCAGACCGGCTCGTCGCCGCAGGGTTTGCAGGACGTCACGCGCGAGGCCGTCGTCGTCGACGCCGGTGACGGCAGCACGCTGCCCGACGATCTGACCGGCAAGATCGTGCTGATCGCCGCCGTGACCAACAAGGCCGACGCCTACCTGACGGCCGCGCAGCGCGGAGCGGACGCCGTGCTGCTCGGCCGGATCGGCGCCGATCCGGCACGCAAGCTGTCGGCGTTCTCCCCGACGCTCGCCACCCCGGTCACCATTCCGGTGCTCGGCCTGGCCCAGGTGCAGGTCGAGCGCCTGCGCGAACGGCTCGCCAAGGGCTCGGTCACGGTGAAGGCGACGGCCACCCACCACAAGAACCTGACCTCGTACAACGTCATCGCCGAGCGGCCCGCCACGTTCCCCGGCAAGGACAACGGCGTGGTCATGGTGACCGCGCACTACGACAGCGTCCCCGGCTCCCCCGGCGCCAACGACGACGGCAGCGGCACCGTGCTGTGCCTGGAACTGGCGCGCGTCCTGCGCCACCTGCCGACGAACAAGACGCTGCGGTTCGCGCTGTGGGGCTCGGAGGAGTACGGGCTGATCGGTTCGCGGCACTACGTCAAGAACCTGTCCGACCCGGAAGCGAAGCGGATCGCGGGCTGCTTCCAGAACGACATGGTCGCCACCAGCTGGGACCCGGCGGTGACCTACTGGCTGCTTTCGGTCGACGGCGCCGACAACGCCACGACCGCGGCCGTCAACGCCGCGGCCAAGCGGCTCGGCTACGACCCTCAGGTCAAGGGCCCGGTGGCGCGTGGTTCGAGCGACCACGTGCCGTTCTTCGAGCGCGGGATCGCGTCGGGCAACTTCAGCTGGCGCGGCGAAACCGGTCCGGCGCTGCTGGAGCCGACGTATCACACGCCGGAAGACACCATCAAGGACAACGTTTCCCTCGAGCGGCTTCAGGTTTCGCTGGAGCTGATCGGTTCGGCGGCGTACAGCCTGCTGCGGAAGTGA
- a CDS encoding TetR/AcrR family transcriptional regulator, producing the protein MSGTATARGRIDKRQAILDAAFTVFAREGYAQAGVDVIAAEAGVAKATVYSHYGDKESLFRETVSASADRALAENLAVVERLTGAGDDLRATLETVGSKLLECYCADRSWALRRLLAAETGQFPDLLDVIHTRAADRVAEALADRLARLTVSGHLRTADPLLAADQFFALLSGPADKRARLGTRRTPDAELRAIAEAAVDTFLKAFGAQG; encoded by the coding sequence ATGAGTGGAACTGCTACGGCCCGAGGCCGGATCGACAAGCGGCAAGCGATCCTCGACGCGGCTTTCACCGTTTTCGCGCGAGAGGGATACGCGCAGGCGGGCGTGGACGTGATCGCGGCCGAAGCGGGCGTCGCCAAAGCCACCGTGTACAGCCATTACGGCGACAAGGAGAGCCTGTTTCGCGAGACGGTCTCCGCGTCGGCGGACCGGGCCCTTGCCGAGAACCTGGCCGTGGTCGAGCGGCTCACCGGAGCGGGCGACGATCTCCGGGCCACGCTGGAAACGGTCGGTTCGAAACTGCTCGAGTGCTACTGCGCCGACCGCTCATGGGCGCTGCGACGGTTGCTCGCGGCCGAGACGGGCCAGTTCCCCGACCTGCTCGACGTCATCCACACGCGCGCGGCGGACCGCGTGGCCGAAGCACTGGCCGACCGGCTCGCCCGCCTGACCGTCTCCGGGCACCTTCGGACCGCGGACCCGCTCTTGGCCGCGGACCAGTTCTTCGCGCTGCTGTCCGGTCCGGCCGACAAGCGGGCGAGGCTCGGCACCCGCCGCACTCCTGACGCCGAACTTCGCGCCATCGCCGAGGCCGCCGTCGACACCTTCCTGAAGGCCTTCGGCGCCCAGGGCTGA